In the genome of Sphaeramia orbicularis chromosome 13, fSphaOr1.1, whole genome shotgun sequence, one region contains:
- the LOC115431913 gene encoding olfactory receptor 13H1-like yields MASNTTISSDILVMEGFNISPVFKYPLFFLLLFVYFSLLFSNIGVLLLIITEKTLHQPMYILFCNLSVNDIIGNTVLLPRMMAHMVSAERFITYSQCVAQAFHSHTFGSAAHMILVIMAIDRYVAICHPMRYSSVMTTRAVIGLSATAWGVSLVLVSILIGLTVRLSRCRSVIKNAYCDNASLFKLSCEDVSINDIYGLFFTVLLFSCSMGGIAVTYFRIALVCWIKKNKELNNKALQTCASHLVLYLIMLWSGFLTIILHRFPNYPDLRKIAYVLFHVIPANLNPIIYGMQTRLLRERIIHMLKRKVTPT; encoded by the coding sequence ATGGCAAGTAACACCACAATTTCCAGCGATATTCTAGTGATGGAAGGCTTTAACATATCTCCAGTCTTTAAATATCCTCTGTTTTTCTTGTTgctgtttgtgtatttttctttgcttttttccaACATTGGCGTTCTCCTTCTCATCATCACTGAGAAGACTTTACACCAGCCTATGTATATTCTCTTCTGCAACCTGTCTGTTAACGATATCATCGGAAACACGGTCCTTCTGCCTCGGATGATGGCGCACATGGTCTCTGCAGAACGCTTCATCACCTACAGCCAATGTGTGGCCCAGGCCTTTCACAGCCACACGTTCGGATCAGCCGCACATATGATTCTGGTCATTATGGCGATTGATCGATACGTGGCCATATGTCACCCCATGAGGTATAGTTCAGTCATGACAACCAGAGCGGTGATCGGGCTGTCGGCGACTGCATGGGGGGTGTCACTAGTGCTGGTGTCCATTTTGATCGGCCTTACTGTCAGACTGTCCCGCTGTAGATCTGTGATTAAAAATGCTTACTGTGATAATGCATCTCTGTTTAAACTTTCCTGTGAGGATGTGTCGATTAATGATATCTACGGACTCTTTTTCACCGTGCTGCTGTTTAGCTGCTCGATGGGAGGCATAGCTGTGACCTATTTCAGAATAGCCCTCGTGTGTTggattaagaaaaacaaagagtTGAACAACAAAGCACTGCAAACCTGCGCGAGCCACCTTGTTCTTTACCTTATTATGCTTTGGTCTGGGTTTTTAACCATCATACTGCACCGCTTCCCAAATTACCCAGATTTAAGGAAAATTGCatatgttttatttcatgttattcCCGCAAATTTAAATCCAATCATTTATGGGATGCAAACGAGATTATTACGGGAAAGAATTATCCATATGCTGAAAAGAAAAGTGACCCCAACCTAA
- the chrna10a gene encoding neuronal acetylcholine receptor subunit alpha-10a: MCFSKMKRWRTRFLFLLLLYVCVLPTCWCAHGKYAQKLLNDLFTNYTSALRPVEDTNKILNVTLQVTLSQIIDMDERNQILTAYLWIRQVWVDAHLKWNKDDYDGLDTIRIPSSYVWRPDIVLYNNADDHFTGPMDTNVVIRHDGQIMWDSPAITKSSCKVDVSFFPFDAQQCRFTYGSWTYNGNQLDILNALESADLADLVENVEWEVLGMPAKKNIILYGCCADPYPDVTYTLKLKRRASFYVFNLLIPCVMISFLAPLGFYLPADSGEKVSLGVTVMLALTVFQLLVAEIMPPSENVPLIGKYYIATMTMITASTALTIFIMNIHHCGPDAKPVPKWAKTVILQYLARMCFVYEVGENCMSPQPEKQEPPHVKNTNCTMNGQAMPSREDCFQRMERGGQEAVGSVAAEEKDDMDRMMSSRGSIGINPTNNYSMWKNGVFMSMDCGESGTQTRCRRGGVSDTDRKDREVSYTQGTERQLLRNIEYIANCYRDQRATQKRTGEWKKVAKVLDRFFMWLFFIMVFLMSLLIMGKAI; the protein is encoded by the exons CTTGTTGGTGTGCTCATGGGAAATACGCTCAAAAGCTCCTGAATGATTTATTCACCAACTATACTAGTGCGCTGAGGCCTGTGGAGGACACAAACAAAATCCTGAATGTGACCCTGCAGGTTACACTGTCACAAATTATCGACATG GACGAGCGAAACCAAATTTTGACTGCATATTTATGGATACGGCAAGTGTGGGTTGATGCACACCTCAAATGGAATAAAGATGATTACGATGGACTCGATACCATCCGCATACCTAGTAGTTATGTATGGAGACCTGATATAGTCCTATATAACAA TGCTGACGATCATTTCACTGGCCCCATGGACACCAACGTGGTGATCCGACACGACGGCCAGATAATGTGGGATTCTCCTGCTATCACCAAGAGCTCTTGCAAAGTGGACGTGTCTTTCTTTCCGTTTGATGCTCAGCAGTGCAGGTTCACCTACGGCTCCTGGACCTATAATGGTAACCAGCTGGACATCCTGAACGCTTTGGAGAGTGCTGACCTGGCTGACCTGGTGGAAAATGTAGAGTGGGAGGTTCTGGGCATGCCAGCTAAGAAGAACATTATTTTATATGGCTGTTGTGCTGACCCTTACCCTGATGTGACCTACACGCTCAAACTAAAGAGAAGAGCCTCGTTCTATGTCTTCAACCTGCTCATACCATGTGTGATGATTTCTTTCCTTGCTCCACTGGGTTTCTACCTGCCTGCAGATTCAGGAGAGAAAGTGTCTTTAGGTGTCACTGTGATGCTGGCGCTCACTGTTTTTCAGCTGTTGGTTGCAGAGATCATGCCACCATCTGAGAATGTACCTCTAATTG GTAAGTACTACATTGCAACAATGACCATGATCACAGCCTCCACTGCCCTGACCATCTTCATCATGAACATACACCACTGTGGCCCAGATGCCAAACCAGTTCCCAAATGGGCCAAGACGGTCATTCTACAGTATCTGGCGCGAATGTGCTTTGTTTATGAAGTCGGGGAAAACTGCATGTCACCACAGCCAGAGAAGCAGGAGCCTCCACATGTGAAAAACACTAACTGTACGATGAACGGTCAGGCAATGCCAAGCAGAGAGGACTGTTTCCAGAGgatggagagaggaggacaggaaGCAGTGGGCTCGGTGGCTGCAGAAGAGAAAGATGACATGGATCGGATGATGAGCTCAAGAGGCTCAATCGGAATAAACCCTACCAACAACTACAGCATGTGGAAGAATGGGGTTTTCATGAGCATGGACTGTGGAGAATCAGGGACACAAACTAGATGCAGGAGGGGAGGGGTGAGTGATACAGACAGAAAGGACAGAGAGGTTTCTTACACTCAAGGCACTGAGAGGCAGCTGCTGCGTAACATTGAGTACATAGCCAACTGTTACAGAGATCAGAGGGCCACACAGAAAAGGACTGGGGAGTGGAAGAAGGTGGCCAAAGTTTTAGATCGATTCTTCATGTGGTTGTTTTTCATAATGGTGTTTCTCATGAGCCTTCTCATCATGGGTAAAGCCATCTAA